CTCGCTGAGGATCAGACCGTGGCCTTGTTCCAAGAGAAATTTGGGTTTCATTTGACCACGATAGGATTCCAGATTGTCATCTGAGCATGGCTGAAAAGTGGTGAATGTGTGTCAGTAGTTAAGTGCTCATGAACTTCCTTAGTCCCTGGATTGTTCAGGACTGACCCAGGCaattttttccagatgttttggGGAATCCAAGTCCGTATAAAAGGGCTGGTAATGCTTCTGCTTCCTTACTAAGTCGTCTTTGTGGCTTGCAGGAATGTGCGTGAAAGTTGGAGCCAAGACACCCCGATTTCTAGTCTCACCTCTACAAACTGCACTTTAACCTTTTCTGCCCTTCCCTGGCATCTCCACACAAGATCACAGAAACTTCGTGGGCCTGGTGCAAACTTTACTTggccttcttaaaaaaaaaaaaaataagcattgctcttttttttgttgtacaaAACTCCGCTCCCTCTTCTCCAAACCTCctctgaaattgttttttcaccTCTGATCCAGCAGCTACTGGTTTTCTGCAATCCTGAGTAGGTAAAACATGAGAAGCACCTTGGGATGAGAAGGAGttacaaaaatgtgaaatattgcAGTGCGCTTCCGTGAGACATGGTATAACGGGGTGGCTGTTTAAGTGGTCACCGGGCAGAAATCTTTAGCAAATAactgttctgatttttctagtaaatgtaattttttaactGTTCATTGCAGTAGTTTCTCTTCCACTTCATTAACTCTTTTTATCTCCGTGGTTTTTATGTTAAAATGGTTTACGTTGCTCTCTCTAGTCTGCATGATCAAACCCTGTCTTTCCCAACGTTTGAATTTGGCTGCACTTTTCGTCTTGTAGCTGAGGCAGAAGACTTCTCTAAATCCCGATTTTAAAGTatggtgtttgttttaaattttatcactctttaaaatttttaatgaaagcaaactCTCCGTGGTGAACTAGGTTGAATGGGGTTGGGAGGGAATTGCTCGGTAGCCACCAGTGCTGTATGACATCTGATGAATGCTAATTCTTCATCCCCAAAACAGTTTTGAGCAGATGAAGGCAGCTGATTTCTGCAACAGCTTAAACAGAGATTGAAATGATTTCCATGATCTGGAagcagattttttccccccatagcAGGTGCAGGCTCAGTCCACAGTGATTTCTCAGTTATACTCTAactttgcagtttaaaaaatttaatGTCAGTGCCCAGCCAGGCAAAACCTAACTccttaacatttctgtttttcacgGAAGGCTGAGACTTTATCCTCAGGCAAAGTCTCCTCTCTGGGCTGGCTGCTGTAAATCCTCTGGGCCCTGGCAAAAGCCGGAGTTGCTAGCTCATTTTACTTAATTTGTGATGCTGGCAAGATttgtgctgcagcccagggctcTTGACTCAACTCTCCTAAATCAGAGCATTGACACATTACAGTAGAGAAACACCAGCacagaaaacctgaaaataaatgCCTTGAAAAGAGATATTTCAGAAAGATGCTGCCTCACAAAGCTTTAAATCATGTTAGCGTAACGTTACAAGGTTCTCGGTGTTTGCTTCTTTAAAACCACCTGCTCATTAAGAAGTTGGGGTTTAGCTGCTGtcataataaatgttttttactacatatttcatctgaaaatcTTAGGGCACTTGATATCTTTCCACAGAAACCCTGCGAGACAAAATGTCGTGCGTTTTTGCAGGTGGATAAACAGAGACATGGGGTAAAGTGAAATGAGGTTGTCTGTGCAGGAATGTTAACTGGCATAGGTGTAGTGAGGTAATTACAGCAAATATAAGTGTGTCAGGTTAGCGCTGGTGTGGACGTTCTTATTCCAGACTAAGAATCCTTTTTCCTGCTTGGATAATTCCATTTTGGAAGTGAGGAAGTGTATCCAAGAGGATAAAGTGCTTGGCTGTGGTTGGGGAGATCAGAGGTTCCCTTCTTCTCAAACGTGCCGTGGATTTGCTGAGAGATCTCAAGTGAATTTTATCCTTTCTTTGCACCATCATGTCACACGTGTAGGACTGAAGATGGTCGTATACgtagggggaaaaagaaaagtaattgctactaaacaaaaaacagagcaatCACACAGGTGATGTCCACGGTGAGTTGAAACAGTTGGTGCCTGATGTCCACACTGTGCATGTTTCAggcttgtattttattttcaaaaactggTTTTTTGGTCTCATAGCCCGAATGCCCAGTTACAACTGGAGTGTGTTAGGTGTATTCTTCTGGCAACACATCTTTCATTTTGGTTTCACTATAGCAGGAGGCCAGCATATGCACTCCAGGATTGCTCCATgatgcaaacaaaacaagagtAAGCGGGGATGATGGGGAGATGCATTTCAAAGGCGTGCTCGTGATCCAAACCAGTACACACACACGCAATGCTGGAGTGTTCCCATAACAGATCACATCCGTGTGCAGCAAGCTCTTAAGATGGTATCAGAGACAGAACCTGgcaggttgaatggggcttaGTCCTCTGATTTAACCTTCAGACTGTGCTGCTTCAGGCAAACCAAGTTTAGGAAGACATTTTCCTAGTAGTTAATCTGCAGTCAAAATTGCGCGATATATAAGCAAGGCCTCTAATTCCAATGAATTTTACTTTGATGTACGCTTTGCAGTCCACTTTGTTACAGCAAAAAAtgcttcctctttcccttcatttaaaatgaatgaagcaAGTTCATGTTATTGTAATCCCAGCAACTGCAGTAAGAAATAATCAGGACACTTTTAGGTAGAACTGACACTTTGGACCTGCTCGGCAAAGTCTACCGCCATTGGTGAGTTCCACCCTCATATCCTTTGCTCATGGGTTTGATGTCACACTGCGATGAGGGCACCTGGCAGTTGTGATGGTGGCTGATGCGAGACAGAGGAGATGCTACACTTTCTGTCCAAGTAGACCAGTAAGAAGCTGTTAGGTGGCCGGTTATCTCTTACGAGCTGAGATGCGTGTGAACATTTGCTCTGATGCTTGCTTCTTTCTgtaaaactcattttaattatcctaatgcttttttaaaatactctttgttacagaagaggaagaggaacagGTGCCTACCGATGGAGGTACATCTGCAGAGGCCATGCAGGTGCCactggaagaagaggaagatatGGAAGAGGATGAGGCAATTAATGATGAGAACTACTTGAGCAAGAGACCGTTAGAAAGTCCCGATGCTGAGGAATTTCTATCTGTGAAACGGCCAAAACTATCAGTTTCCAAAGGGGACACCTTGGACGGAGCTTTGGAACCACGTGAGCCTCTTAGCTCAATAAATACTCAAAAAGTACCACCAATGCTTTCTCCAGTTCATGTTCAGGACAGTACAGACTTAGTCCCTCCTTCACCAGAACCACCAATGTTGGCTCCCATTGCAAAATCGCAAGTGCCAACCCCCAAAACGTTAGAGGCAAAGCCATTTGTACCCAAAACGAAGTCCAAAACAAGTTCTCCAGGACAGAAGACAAAATCACCTAAAACTACGCCCTCGCCAGTGGTAACTGGAAGTCCCATACGTTCACCAAAATCTGgatccaaagaaaaaaagtcaccagGTCGCGCCAAGAGCCCAAAAAGTCCTAAAAGTCCAAAGGTTCCTGCTCATGTTCCCCAACCACCTGTCAAGCCTGAAACACCAAGTAGAACCCCTCTGGCTGCATTAAGTGACAAgataggaaaggaaaacattcaaGTAAAACAAGGACAGATGCCAGCTGAGCCTGCCACCAAGCCAAATGTTGAAAACCAGACTAGGAAAGTACCAGTAATGGACAAGACCATTGATGATTCAATTGATGCTGTGATTGCTCGTGCATGTGCAGAACGAGAACCGGATCCCTTTGAGTTTTCCTCTGGttctgaatcagaaggggaaatcTTTACCAGTCCTAAAAGACTTTCTATTTCAGAGACTACAACTCCTAAACCTTCCGTTTCTGCCAATAATGCAAATAAGGCAGGAGCAACTCCAATACCTCCCTCAGGTGGGACTTCAAGTTCAGACATTTCATGGACAATGGATGACTCAATTGATGAGGTCATTCGAAAGGCAAATATGGGGACACCTTCTAATCCACCTGCCAACTTCActtatttctcctctccttctgcttCACCGCCAACTCCAGAACCTCTTCTCAAAGTCTATGAGGAGAAAACCAAGATGGCTTCATCGgtagaggtgaaaaagaaattgaaaaaggagctgaagacaaaaatgaagaagaaagaaaaacaaaaggaaaaagataaagagaaaaacaaagagaaaaacaaggagaaggaaaagaacaaggaaaaggataaagacaaagaaggaaataaggaaGCAAAATTTCAGTGGAAGGAACTACTCAAAGATGATGATCTTGATCCCTATAAATTCAAACTAAAGGACTTTGAGGATGCTGACACAAAAGTAAAGTTGAAAGATGGCAATaccaaaaaagagagagagaaacataaagataaaaagaaagagaaggagaaaagcaaaaaagacaaggataagaaagacaaagagaaactTAAAGATAAGGGTAAGGAAGATAAGATAAAGGCTCCATCAGCACCTCTTGTGTTACCTCCCAAAGAAATGTCTTTGCCCATGTTCAGCACACCAACTGCCATGAGGCTTCCCAGCATGTTACCTTCCTTGTCTCCAATGCTTCCTGAAAAACTGTTTGAGGACAAAGAGAAAccaaaagagaagaagaaagacaaaaaagagaagaagaaaaagaaagaaagggagaaggacaaagaaaaggaaaagaaggagaaggaaaaggagaggaaagaaagagaaaagaaagagaaagaaaaggagaaacacaAACATGAAAAGGTAAGCTGTTTAGATGAGTTGAGATGGCATACTTGCTTGAAAAATGCACATGGATTCCTGTATTTGCTGCTGAACGTTGTTTAAGAGCTTTGAGGAGGTGTGTGA
Above is a genomic segment from Nyctibius grandis isolate bNycGra1 chromosome 5, bNycGra1.pri, whole genome shotgun sequence containing:
- the TAF3 gene encoding transcription initiation factor TFIID subunit 3 isoform X1, which codes for MCETYSRWLLRVSVAQICQALGWDSVQVSACDLLTDVLQRYLQGLGRGCHRYCELYGRTDPILDDVGDAFKLMGVNLHELEDYIHNIEPVTFAHQIPSFPVSKNNVLQFPQPGSKDAEERKEYIPDYMPPIVSSQEEEEEEQVPTDGGTSAEAMQVPLEEEEDMEEDEAINDENYLSKRPLESPDAEEFLSVKRPKLSVSKGDTLDGALEPREPLSSINTQKVPPMLSPVHVQDSTDLVPPSPEPPMLAPIAKSQVPTPKTLEAKPFVPKTKSKTSSPGQKTKSPKTTPSPVVTGSPIRSPKSGSKEKKSPGRAKSPKSPKSPKVPAHVPQPPVKPETPSRTPLAALSDKIGKENIQVKQGQMPAEPATKPNVENQTRKVPVMDKTIDDSIDAVIARACAEREPDPFEFSSGSESEGEIFTSPKRLSISETTTPKPSVSANNANKAGATPIPPSGGTSSSDISWTMDDSIDEVIRKANMGTPSNPPANFTYFSSPSASPPTPEPLLKVYEEKTKMASSVEVKKKLKKELKTKMKKKEKQKEKDKEKNKEKNKEKEKNKEKDKDKEGNKEAKFQWKELLKDDDLDPYKFKLKDFEDADTKVKLKDGNTKKEREKHKDKKKEKEKSKKDKDKKDKEKLKDKGKEDKIKAPSAPLVLPPKEMSLPMFSTPTAMRLPSMLPSLSPMLPEKLFEDKEKPKEKKKDKKEKKKKKEREKDKEKEKKEKEKERKEREKKEKEKEKHKHEKIKVEPVVPAPSPVIPRLTLRVGAGQDKIVISKVVPAPEAKPSTPASRPKTPPPVPSPAPAPVHVTPPPAPAPPPPQATVSPVLIPPPSPAISGAGGSKAPVRSVVTETVSTYVIRDEWGNQIWICPGCNKPDDGSPMIGCDDCDDWYHWPCVGITTAPPEEIQWFCSKCANKKKDKKHKKRKHRAH
- the TAF3 gene encoding transcription initiation factor TFIID subunit 3 isoform X2, coding for MQVPLEEEEDMEEDEAINDENYLSKRPLESPDAEEFLSVKRPKLSVSKGDTLDGALEPREPLSSINTQKVPPMLSPVHVQDSTDLVPPSPEPPMLAPIAKSQVPTPKTLEAKPFVPKTKSKTSSPGQKTKSPKTTPSPVVTGSPIRSPKSGSKEKKSPGRAKSPKSPKSPKVPAHVPQPPVKPETPSRTPLAALSDKIGKENIQVKQGQMPAEPATKPNVENQTRKVPVMDKTIDDSIDAVIARACAEREPDPFEFSSGSESEGEIFTSPKRLSISETTTPKPSVSANNANKAGATPIPPSGGTSSSDISWTMDDSIDEVIRKANMGTPSNPPANFTYFSSPSASPPTPEPLLKVYEEKTKMASSVEVKKKLKKELKTKMKKKEKQKEKDKEKNKEKNKEKEKNKEKDKDKEGNKEAKFQWKELLKDDDLDPYKFKLKDFEDADTKVKLKDGNTKKEREKHKDKKKEKEKSKKDKDKKDKEKLKDKGKEDKIKAPSAPLVLPPKEMSLPMFSTPTAMRLPSMLPSLSPMLPEKLFEDKEKPKEKKKDKKEKKKKKEREKDKEKEKKEKEKERKEREKKEKEKEKHKHEKIKVEPVVPAPSPVIPRLTLRVGAGQDKIVISKVVPAPEAKPSTPASRPKTPPPVPSPAPAPVHVTPPPAPAPPPPQATVSPVLIPPPSPAISGAGGSKAPVRSVVTETVSTYVIRDEWGNQIWICPGCNKPDDGSPMIGCDDCDDWYHWPCVGITTAPPEEIQWFCSKCANKKKDKKHKKRKHRAH